In Mycetocola zhujimingii, one DNA window encodes the following:
- a CDS encoding FMN-binding protein — MQTSTRSRTAAALAGLAVIGGLAGCSAPAGQAANDDGNTPSAPESGAEYTDGEYTATGDYTSPGGEETVTVTLSLEDSVVTALDVTGSGNTPNGKKFQGEFIDNISDIVVGQRIDELKVSKVAGSSLTSGGFNAAIDEIKGDAD; from the coding sequence ATGCAGACAAGCACCAGATCACGGACAGCGGCAGCCCTGGCGGGACTCGCTGTCATCGGCGGACTGGCCGGGTGCTCAGCACCGGCCGGCCAGGCAGCGAATGACGACGGCAACACTCCGTCGGCGCCGGAGTCCGGCGCGGAATACACCGACGGCGAGTACACGGCGACGGGGGATTACACCTCACCGGGTGGTGAGGAGACGGTCACCGTGACGCTCTCGCTCGAGGACAGCGTCGTGACCGCACTCGACGTCACGGGGAGCGGAAACACTCCGAACGGCAAGAAGTTCCAGGGCGAGTTCATCGACAACATCTCGGACATCGTCGTTGGCCAGCGCATCGACGAGTTGAAGGTCTCCAAGGTCGCCGGCTCGTCGCTGACCAGCGGCGGATTCAACGCGGCAATCGATGAGATCAAGGGCGATGCCGACTGA
- a CDS encoding NADH:flavin oxidoreductase/NADH oxidase, with the protein MPALFTPLTLRNLTIRNRVWIPAMCQYSVEARDGVPTDWHLVHLGQFAIGGAGLVISEATAVSPEGRISDRDTGIWTDEQADAWARVVRFIQSHGAAAGIQLGHAGRKASTFAPWGSDGRRGSLPIADGGWETVGPTTDAFDGFTAPRELDEAGIDRVVADFAAAARRAVTAGFSVLEIHAAHGYLLHQFLSPLVNTRTDSYGGSLENRARLLLRVVEAVRENAGNSVVFVRFSATDWAPDGWDEGQTATVARWAADAGADFFDISTGGAIPGVEIPLSPGYQVPFAASVRAAAGVGVAAVGLITDAAQAEEIVASGSADAVLIGREALRDPHFPLRAAAELGARIDYVPGQYERAPYPAPANS; encoded by the coding sequence ATGCCCGCCCTGTTCACGCCGCTCACCCTGAGGAACCTCACGATCCGGAACCGCGTCTGGATCCCGGCCATGTGCCAGTACTCGGTCGAGGCGCGCGACGGCGTCCCCACCGACTGGCACCTCGTGCACCTCGGCCAGTTCGCGATCGGCGGCGCCGGACTCGTCATCTCCGAGGCCACAGCGGTCAGCCCCGAAGGCAGGATCAGCGACCGCGACACGGGGATCTGGACGGACGAACAAGCGGATGCCTGGGCGCGCGTGGTTCGGTTCATCCAGTCGCACGGTGCTGCAGCGGGTATCCAGCTCGGCCATGCCGGGCGTAAGGCATCGACCTTCGCTCCATGGGGCAGCGACGGGCGCCGCGGCAGCCTGCCCATCGCTGACGGCGGCTGGGAGACCGTCGGCCCGACAACCGACGCATTCGACGGGTTTACCGCCCCGCGCGAACTCGACGAGGCCGGCATCGACAGGGTGGTCGCCGACTTCGCAGCGGCAGCGCGTCGCGCCGTCACCGCGGGCTTCAGTGTGCTCGAGATCCACGCGGCGCACGGGTACCTGCTGCACCAGTTCCTGAGCCCGCTCGTCAACACCCGCACCGACAGCTACGGCGGATCGCTGGAGAACCGCGCACGGTTGCTGCTCAGGGTCGTCGAGGCGGTCAGGGAGAACGCCGGGAACTCCGTGGTGTTCGTCAGGTTCTCGGCGACCGACTGGGCGCCTGACGGCTGGGACGAGGGCCAAACGGCAACGGTGGCCCGCTGGGCCGCTGATGCCGGAGCAGACTTTTTCGACATCTCGACCGGTGGCGCTATCCCCGGCGTCGAGATCCCGCTCTCGCCCGGTTACCAGGTGCCGTTCGCCGCGTCAGTGAGGGCTGCTGCCGGGGTCGGTGTTGCGGCGGTCGGTTTGATCACCGATGCAGCACAGGCCGAGGAGATTGTCGCGTCGGGCAGCGCCGACGCGGTCCTGATCGGCCGAGAAGCGCTCCGCGACCCGCACTTCCCCCTGCGTGCGGCGGCCGAGCTCGGCGCGCGCATCGACTACGTGCCCGGCCAGTACGAGCGGGCGCCGTACCCGGCGCCCGCAAACAGCTAG
- a CDS encoding hemolysin family protein, with protein MSDWAGIAWLVVLLAGNAFFVGAEFAVISAKRSQIEPLAEQGKRSAITALWAMEHATLMLATSQLGITVCSLLILNVSEPAIHHLLEVPLAVTGLPEEMVGTVAFIVTLLLVSYLHVVFGEMVPKNLSFSVPDRAVLLLAPPLVFVGRVFKPVIWVLNGAANAVLRLFGVEPKDEATSTFTLDEVANIVSQSTREGLLLDSTGALVAAFEFTNKKVIDVAIPLENLITLPENATPADVERAVAKHGFSRYVIVDEHGLPSGYLHLKDVLSLESDDDDDDSDKPVPAKRIRQLVSIFEDTDLEDALAIMRRSGAHLARAFNSEGDTTGVLFLEDIIEELVGEVQDATRRH; from the coding sequence ATGAGTGACTGGGCTGGAATCGCCTGGCTCGTCGTCCTGCTGGCCGGCAACGCCTTCTTCGTTGGTGCTGAGTTCGCCGTCATCTCGGCGAAGCGATCGCAGATCGAACCGCTGGCCGAACAGGGCAAGCGCAGCGCCATCACCGCGCTGTGGGCGATGGAACACGCGACACTCATGCTTGCGACGAGCCAGCTGGGTATCACCGTGTGCTCGCTGCTGATCCTCAACGTGTCAGAGCCGGCGATCCACCATCTGCTGGAGGTGCCGCTCGCGGTCACGGGCCTCCCCGAGGAAATGGTCGGGACCGTTGCGTTCATCGTGACGCTGCTGCTCGTCTCCTACCTCCACGTCGTGTTCGGCGAGATGGTGCCGAAGAACCTCTCGTTCTCGGTGCCCGACCGGGCTGTGCTTCTCCTGGCGCCACCCCTGGTCTTCGTCGGTCGCGTCTTCAAGCCGGTGATCTGGGTGCTCAACGGGGCGGCCAACGCGGTCCTCAGGCTGTTCGGAGTGGAGCCGAAAGACGAGGCCACGTCGACGTTCACCCTCGACGAGGTGGCGAACATCGTCTCGCAGTCGACGCGTGAGGGCTTGCTGCTCGACTCGACCGGTGCACTCGTTGCGGCTTTCGAGTTCACCAACAAGAAGGTCATCGACGTCGCGATTCCCCTCGAGAACCTCATCACGCTTCCCGAGAACGCCACGCCGGCCGACGTCGAGCGCGCGGTCGCCAAGCACGGCTTCTCGCGTTACGTGATCGTCGACGAGCACGGGCTGCCGTCAGGCTACCTCCACCTCAAGGATGTCCTCAGCCTCGAGTCGGATGACGACGATGACGACTCGGACAAGCCGGTTCCCGCCAAGCGCATCCGCCAGCTGGTGTCGATCTTCGAGGACACAGACCTCGAAGACGCCCTCGCCATCATGAGGCGGTCAGGCGCTCACCTCGCCCGCGCGTTCAACAGCGAAGGCGATACGACCGGTGTGTTGTTCCTCGAGGACATCATCGAGGAACTCGTCGGCGAAGTTCAGGATGCCACGAGGCGGCACTAG
- a CDS encoding multifunctional oxoglutarate decarboxylase/oxoglutarate dehydrogenase thiamine pyrophosphate-binding subunit/dihydrolipoyllysine-residue succinyltransferase subunit: MSSQLTGVGTDDGSSGEFGANEWLVDEMYEQYIVDKNSVDQSWWPILENYSPVKGDGATRPTPPSHPLTAPIPVIGAQPEAKTTSVQPKAAPIPADAPRTAPTKPAAPDSSDAEREEPQDTVQPLRGMAKSLATNMETSLTVPTATSVRTIPAKLMIDNRIVINNHLKRARGGKVSFTHLIGWALIQTLKDFRSQNVYYDIVDGKPSVVAPAHVGLGIAVDIPKPDGTRALLVPAIKKADTLTFGEYLAAYEDLVTRARSNKLTADDFKGASVSLTNPGGIGTEHSVPRLMKGQGCIIGAGALDYPAEFQGASEHTLVELAIGKTITLTSTYDHRVIQGAGSGEFLKKVHELLTGQKSFYQDIFAALRIPYDPVHWAPDISVDLSDTVNKTARVQELINSFRVRGHLMADVDPLEYVQRSHPDLDILNHGLTFWDLDREFVTGGFGDRRQAKLRDILGLLRDSYCRTIGLEYMHIQDPAQRKWIQEKVERPYAKPTHDEQMRILGKLNEAEAFETFLQTKYVGQKRFSLEGGESTIALLDAILQGAAEAGLDGAAIGMAHRGRLNVLTNIAGKTYGQVFQEFEGTTKKASGSGDVKYHLGTEGTFSASDGSELPVYLAANPSHLEAVDGVLEGIVRAKQDRQPIGSYSTLPILVHGDAAMAGQGIVLETMQLSQLRGYRTGGTIHLVVNNQVGFTTTPGEGRSSVYSTDVAKTIQAPIWHVNGDDPESVVRVARLALEYRQEFKKDVVIDLICYRRRGHNEGDDPSMTQPLMYNLIEQKRSVRKLYTEALVGRGDITEDEYEASHRDFQDRLERAFMETHASQTASTPIILDDMADDDGYSGEPETTGVPEAVVQLIGDAFNNKPAGFTVHPKLQQLLQKRLDMSRNGNIDWAFGELLALGSLLVEGTPVRMSGQDSRRGTFVQRHAVLHDRVNGQEWLPLANLADNQARFWIYDSLLSEYAVMGFEYGYSVERPDALVLWEAQFGDFANGGQTIVDEFISSAEQKWGQRSSVVLLLPHGYEGQGPDHSSARIERYLQLCAENNMTVARPSTPASYFHLLRRQAYARPRRPLVVFTPKAMLRLRGASSSVEDFTSGRFEPVIDDGRVTDKAAVKRVLLHSGKIHWDLVSELAKQPNDEIALVRLEQYYPLPKDELTAVIAQYPNAELVWVQDEPENQGAWPFIALEASKHVGERSIRVVSRAASASPATGSAKRHASEQADLLSRALTL, translated from the coding sequence GTGTCAAGCCAGTTGACCGGTGTGGGAACTGACGACGGTTCGTCGGGTGAATTTGGGGCTAACGAGTGGCTCGTCGATGAGATGTACGAGCAGTACATTGTCGACAAGAATTCCGTTGATCAGTCGTGGTGGCCGATTCTCGAGAATTACTCGCCAGTGAAGGGCGACGGCGCGACGCGACCGACCCCTCCCTCGCACCCGCTCACTGCCCCGATCCCTGTGATCGGAGCGCAGCCCGAAGCGAAGACCACGTCTGTGCAGCCGAAAGCTGCGCCGATCCCGGCGGACGCCCCGCGCACCGCCCCGACGAAACCGGCGGCACCTGACAGCTCTGACGCCGAGCGCGAGGAACCGCAGGACACCGTGCAGCCGCTGCGCGGCATGGCGAAGTCGCTCGCGACCAACATGGAAACCAGCCTGACGGTTCCGACGGCGACGAGCGTGCGGACAATCCCCGCCAAGCTCATGATCGACAACCGAATCGTCATCAACAACCACCTCAAGCGCGCCCGAGGCGGCAAGGTCAGCTTCACCCACCTCATCGGCTGGGCCCTGATCCAGACCCTCAAGGATTTCCGCAGCCAGAACGTCTACTACGACATCGTCGACGGCAAGCCCAGTGTCGTCGCCCCGGCGCACGTCGGGCTGGGTATCGCCGTTGACATTCCCAAGCCTGACGGCACCCGGGCGCTCCTCGTTCCCGCGATCAAGAAGGCAGACACGCTGACCTTCGGCGAGTACCTCGCCGCGTACGAAGATCTCGTCACCCGCGCGCGCAGCAACAAGCTGACCGCGGATGACTTCAAGGGTGCGTCGGTGTCGCTGACGAACCCCGGTGGAATCGGCACCGAGCACTCGGTACCTCGGCTCATGAAGGGGCAGGGCTGCATCATCGGCGCCGGTGCCCTCGACTACCCGGCCGAGTTCCAGGGTGCGAGCGAGCACACGCTCGTCGAGCTCGCCATCGGCAAGACGATCACCCTCACCTCGACCTACGACCACCGCGTCATTCAGGGTGCCGGCTCCGGCGAGTTCCTCAAGAAGGTTCACGAACTCCTCACCGGCCAGAAGTCGTTCTACCAGGACATCTTCGCCGCCCTCCGCATCCCGTACGACCCGGTGCACTGGGCACCGGACATCTCGGTCGACCTCAGCGACACGGTCAACAAGACCGCTCGCGTGCAGGAACTCATCAACTCGTTCCGGGTGCGCGGCCACCTCATGGCCGACGTCGACCCGCTCGAATATGTTCAGCGGTCACACCCCGACCTCGACATCCTCAACCATGGCCTGACCTTCTGGGACCTCGACCGTGAGTTCGTCACCGGCGGCTTCGGCGACAGGCGCCAGGCCAAGCTCCGCGACATCCTCGGCCTGCTCCGCGACTCGTACTGCCGCACAATCGGCCTCGAGTACATGCACATCCAGGATCCGGCGCAGCGCAAGTGGATCCAGGAAAAGGTGGAGCGCCCGTACGCCAAGCCGACCCACGACGAGCAGATGCGCATCCTCGGCAAGCTCAACGAGGCCGAGGCATTCGAGACCTTCCTCCAGACCAAGTACGTCGGCCAGAAGCGCTTCAGCCTCGAGGGCGGCGAATCGACCATCGCACTGCTCGACGCCATCCTGCAGGGTGCTGCCGAAGCGGGGCTCGACGGCGCCGCCATCGGCATGGCCCACCGCGGACGCCTCAACGTCCTCACCAACATCGCGGGCAAAACCTACGGCCAGGTCTTCCAGGAGTTTGAGGGAACGACCAAGAAGGCATCGGGTTCCGGCGACGTCAAGTACCACCTCGGCACCGAGGGAACCTTCAGCGCCTCCGACGGCAGCGAACTGCCGGTGTACCTCGCGGCCAACCCGTCACACCTCGAAGCTGTCGACGGCGTCCTCGAGGGTATCGTCCGCGCGAAGCAGGATCGCCAGCCGATCGGGTCATACTCAACGCTCCCCATCCTCGTCCACGGTGACGCAGCGATGGCCGGCCAGGGAATCGTGCTCGAGACGATGCAGCTGTCTCAGCTGCGCGGCTACCGCACGGGCGGAACGATCCACCTCGTCGTCAACAACCAGGTCGGCTTCACGACGACCCCGGGTGAAGGCCGCTCGTCGGTGTACTCGACCGACGTCGCCAAGACGATCCAGGCGCCGATCTGGCACGTGAACGGTGACGACCCCGAGAGCGTCGTCCGTGTTGCGCGGCTGGCACTCGAGTACCGCCAGGAATTCAAGAAGGACGTCGTCATCGACCTCATCTGTTACCGCAGGCGCGGTCACAACGAGGGCGACGACCCGTCGATGACGCAGCCGCTGATGTACAACCTCATCGAGCAGAAGCGCAGTGTGCGCAAGCTCTACACCGAGGCTCTCGTCGGTCGTGGTGACATCACCGAAGACGAGTACGAGGCATCCCACCGCGACTTCCAGGACCGCCTTGAGCGGGCGTTCATGGAAACCCACGCCTCCCAGACGGCGTCGACGCCCATCATCCTCGATGACATGGCCGATGACGACGGATACTCCGGAGAGCCTGAGACCACGGGCGTGCCCGAGGCCGTCGTGCAGCTCATCGGCGACGCGTTCAACAACAAGCCAGCCGGATTCACTGTGCACCCGAAGCTGCAGCAGCTTCTGCAGAAGCGGCTCGACATGAGCCGCAACGGCAACATCGACTGGGCATTCGGCGAGCTCCTCGCGCTCGGTTCCCTCCTCGTCGAGGGCACCCCGGTGCGCATGAGCGGCCAGGACAGCCGACGCGGCACCTTCGTGCAGCGCCACGCCGTCCTTCACGACCGCGTGAACGGCCAGGAGTGGCTCCCACTTGCCAACCTCGCCGATAACCAGGCGAGGTTCTGGATCTACGATTCGCTGCTGAGCGAGTATGCGGTCATGGGCTTCGAATACGGATACTCCGTGGAACGCCCCGACGCGCTCGTGCTGTGGGAAGCCCAGTTCGGTGACTTCGCCAACGGTGGGCAAACCATCGTCGACGAGTTCATCTCGAGTGCCGAGCAGAAGTGGGGACAGCGTTCGAGCGTCGTGCTGCTGCTGCCACACGGCTACGAGGGACAGGGACCAGACCACTCGTCCGCGCGGATCGAGCGCTACCTGCAGCTGTGCGCCGAGAACAACATGACGGTTGCCCGCCCATCGACGCCCGCGTCGTACTTCCACCTGCTGCGCCGCCAGGCATACGCGAGGCCCCGTCGTCCGCTCGTCGTCTTCACGCCGAAGGCCATGCTCCGCCTCCGCGGCGCGTCGTCGAGTGTCGAGGACTTCACGAGCGGCAGGTTCGAGCCCGTGATCGACGATGGCCGGGTGACGGACAAGGCTGCGGTGAAGCGTGTTCTGCTGCACTCGGGCAAGATCCACTGGGACCTCGTCTCCGAGCTCGCGAAGCAGCCGAACGATGAGATCGCCCTCGTGCGGCTCGAGCAGTACTACCCGCTGCCGAAGGACGAACTCACCGCTGTGATCGCCCAGTACCCGAACGCCGAGCTGGTGTGGGTACAGGACGAGCCGGAGAACCAGGGTGCATGGCCGTTCATCGCTCTCGAGGCATCGAAGCACGTCGGAGAGCGCAGCATCCGCGTTGTCTCCCGCGCCGCATCGGCGTCGCCCGCAACGGGTTCTGCAAAGCGCCACGCGTCTGAGCAGGCAGACCTGCTGTCGAGGGCACTCACGCTCTAG
- a CDS encoding hemolysin family protein gives MLGVGLLLTVGTGLFVASEFALVNLDRSELEARQERGESRLGRTIAALRITSTHLSSAQLGITLTTLLTGYTMEPAITTLLSEPLVSVGLPEIAVVPVATTVAIVVATLLSMIIGELVPKNFALALPVQTAKLVIPFQSLFTAVFKPAVVLLNGSANGLLRSIGIEPKEELSGARTAEELSSLVRRSAGAGTLERDTATLLNRTLQFASHTAADVMTPRPRVEAVRRGDSARLVVELARTTGYSRFPVIDEDADDVVGLVHVKQAIAVPRAKRGDVPVSALQSEIVRVPETMRLDALLSELRGRGFQMAVVVDEYGGTAGIATLEDLVEELVGEVADEHDRTRAGVVRTLDSIAFPGDLRPDELLERTAISVPEDGPYETVAGFVMSELGRLPVIGDTVEIDSGTLRVDRLDGRRIDRIRYTPNPLEEGADHE, from the coding sequence ATGCTCGGCGTCGGGTTGCTCCTGACCGTCGGCACCGGTCTCTTCGTCGCCAGCGAGTTCGCGCTCGTGAACCTCGACCGTTCCGAACTCGAGGCGCGCCAGGAGCGCGGCGAGTCACGGCTGGGCAGGACGATCGCCGCCCTGCGGATCACCTCGACCCACCTGTCGAGTGCGCAGCTCGGCATCACCCTCACCACGCTTCTCACCGGGTACACGATGGAACCGGCGATCACGACCCTGCTCTCGGAGCCGCTCGTCTCCGTCGGTCTCCCGGAGATCGCCGTCGTCCCCGTGGCGACGACCGTCGCGATTGTGGTGGCCACCCTGCTGTCGATGATCATCGGCGAACTCGTTCCGAAGAACTTCGCCCTCGCCCTCCCGGTCCAGACCGCCAAGCTGGTTATCCCGTTCCAGTCGTTGTTCACCGCGGTGTTCAAGCCAGCGGTTGTGCTGCTCAACGGCAGTGCAAACGGACTACTTCGTTCGATCGGGATCGAGCCGAAGGAAGAGCTGTCCGGCGCGCGCACCGCCGAGGAACTGTCGAGCCTCGTGCGTCGAAGCGCGGGAGCGGGCACCCTCGAGCGCGACACCGCGACGCTGCTGAACCGCACTCTGCAGTTCGCGAGCCACACAGCGGCGGATGTCATGACGCCACGGCCACGCGTCGAGGCTGTCCGCAGGGGAGACTCGGCGAGGCTCGTGGTCGAGCTCGCACGAACGACCGGTTACTCCCGGTTCCCCGTCATCGATGAGGACGCCGACGACGTCGTCGGCCTCGTGCACGTCAAGCAGGCCATTGCTGTACCTCGCGCCAAGCGCGGAGATGTGCCCGTGTCGGCGCTGCAGTCCGAGATCGTGCGTGTTCCCGAGACCATGCGCCTCGACGCGCTGCTCAGCGAATTGCGCGGCCGCGGCTTCCAGATGGCTGTCGTCGTCGATGAGTACGGCGGAACCGCAGGGATCGCGACTCTCGAGGACCTGGTCGAGGAACTGGTCGGTGAGGTCGCCGACGAGCATGACCGCACTCGAGCGGGCGTTGTCCGCACCCTCGACTCCATCGCCTTCCCCGGCGACCTCCGCCCGGATGAGCTGCTCGAACGCACGGCGATCTCGGTCCCGGAAGACGGACCATACGAGACCGTTGCCGGATTCGTGATGAGCGAGCTCGGCAGGCTTCCCGTGATTGGCGACACCGTGGAGATCGACTCCGGCACGCTGCGGGTCGATCGACTCGATGGTCGCCGTATCGATCGCATCCGTTACACACCGAACCCCCTCGAGGAAGGAGCCGACCATGAGTGA
- a CDS encoding GuaB1 family IMP dehydrogenase-related protein, with protein MEFYGQEPDFDLTYSDVFLVPSRSAVTSRLEVSLAPGDGTATRIPIVSANMNSVTGPRLAATLARRGGLGVLPQDMPLQDLDSAIRWVKDQPVEYDTPIEFTADATVADALLVTPALAGHGIVLRSPAGEYLGCLPATVLGSTPPDAKLGDLLYERLTSIDAEDVTDPRSAFDLLVAAELDFAPVLRHGKLIGTLSRTSALRATLYRPAVDASGRLVVAAAIGINGDVAAKARALAAAGVDVLVLDTAHGHQEGMLRALATVKSLGLGLPLVAGNVVTPVGVSDLVAAGADILKVGVGPGAMCTTRMMTAVGRPQFSAVLETSAAARDLGAHVWADGGVRYPRDVALALAAGASSVMIGSWFAGTVEAPGTLHTDADGRLYKESWGMASTKAVQERFGRLDPYELARKTLFAEGISSSKIYLDPGRPSVEDLLDMITSGVRSSFTYAGASNVEEFRERALVGVQSAAGYDEGKALPVSW; from the coding sequence ATGGAGTTCTACGGGCAGGAACCAGATTTCGATCTCACCTATTCCGACGTTTTTCTCGTCCCGTCGCGGTCGGCGGTGACCTCGAGGCTCGAGGTCTCGCTCGCGCCGGGGGATGGGACGGCGACACGGATTCCGATCGTGTCCGCCAACATGAACTCGGTGACCGGCCCCCGCCTCGCTGCGACCCTCGCGCGGCGCGGCGGTCTCGGTGTGCTTCCGCAGGACATGCCGCTTCAGGACCTCGATTCCGCGATCCGCTGGGTCAAGGACCAGCCCGTCGAATATGACACGCCGATTGAATTCACCGCTGACGCCACCGTCGCTGACGCGTTACTCGTGACCCCGGCTCTGGCCGGCCACGGTATCGTCCTCAGGTCACCGGCCGGGGAGTATCTCGGATGCCTTCCGGCCACCGTGCTCGGGTCGACGCCCCCCGATGCGAAACTCGGTGATTTGCTGTACGAGAGGCTCACGTCGATCGATGCGGAAGACGTGACCGACCCGCGGAGCGCCTTCGACCTGCTCGTCGCGGCCGAGCTCGACTTCGCCCCAGTGCTGCGGCACGGAAAGCTGATTGGGACCCTGTCGCGTACGAGCGCGCTGAGGGCAACCCTGTATCGGCCGGCGGTTGATGCCTCCGGCCGGCTGGTTGTCGCGGCAGCGATCGGCATCAACGGCGACGTGGCGGCCAAGGCGCGAGCCCTCGCCGCTGCCGGCGTCGACGTGCTCGTCCTCGACACCGCGCACGGCCACCAGGAAGGGATGCTCAGAGCACTCGCAACGGTGAAATCGCTCGGTCTTGGACTCCCGCTCGTCGCCGGCAACGTCGTGACGCCGGTGGGCGTCAGCGACCTCGTCGCGGCCGGGGCCGACATCCTCAAGGTCGGAGTGGGCCCCGGTGCCATGTGCACAACCCGGATGATGACGGCCGTCGGCAGGCCGCAGTTCTCGGCTGTCCTCGAAACCTCGGCGGCCGCTCGTGACCTCGGCGCTCACGTGTGGGCAGACGGCGGAGTGCGCTACCCGCGGGATGTCGCCCTCGCGCTGGCCGCAGGAGCATCGAGCGTGATGATCGGATCCTGGTTTGCCGGAACCGTCGAAGCGCCGGGAACCCTGCACACGGATGCCGACGGGCGGCTGTACAAGGAAAGCTGGGGGATGGCATCCACCAAGGCTGTCCAGGAACGGTTCGGGCGACTCGACCCGTATGAGCTGGCTCGCAAGACACTGTTCGCCGAAGGAATCTCGTCGTCGAAGATCTACCTCGATCCCGGCCGCCCGAGCGTTGAGGACCTGCTCGACATGATCACCTCGGGAGTGCGGTCATCGTTCACATACGCCGGGGCATCGAACGTGGAGGAATTCAGGGAGCGCGCCCTTGTCGGCGTTCAGTCGGCAGCGGGATATGACGAGGGTAAGGCGCTGCCGGTGTCCTGGTAG
- a CDS encoding ADP-dependent NAD(P)H-hydrate dehydratase — protein sequence MESEWMPWAERDAAVYVAVPTERDDKYSRGVLGIVTGSAEYPGAGVLGVEGAARTGLGMIRYLGDATKLVLSRRPEVVTLPGRVQAWLIGSGTDSGELGLLGTLFSDALASGEPVVADGGALEMAAEAPRAGVVVTPHYRELARMLAHVGESVSAQTIATTPSVWASRAADILRVTVLLKGSTTFIAEPLGARIAVSGAPGWTATAGAGDVLGGVLGALVATHAGGAFEPGTLARLAASAQVLHATAAQRASQGGPIVALDIAEALPDAVRQLLAIRGD from the coding sequence ATGGAGAGCGAATGGATGCCGTGGGCCGAGCGCGACGCAGCAGTGTACGTTGCGGTTCCCACCGAGCGCGATGATAAGTACAGCCGTGGCGTGCTTGGCATTGTCACAGGGTCAGCGGAGTATCCCGGTGCCGGGGTTCTCGGCGTTGAAGGTGCTGCGCGTACCGGGCTTGGGATGATCAGGTACCTCGGTGACGCGACGAAGCTCGTGTTGTCGCGGCGCCCCGAGGTGGTGACCCTTCCGGGGAGAGTGCAGGCGTGGCTCATCGGGTCAGGTACGGATTCGGGGGAGCTCGGTCTGCTCGGAACCCTCTTCTCGGATGCCCTCGCGTCTGGCGAGCCTGTGGTTGCCGACGGCGGTGCGCTCGAGATGGCGGCAGAGGCGCCGAGGGCGGGGGTGGTCGTCACACCGCACTACAGGGAACTGGCGCGCATGCTCGCGCACGTCGGGGAGAGTGTGTCTGCCCAGACCATCGCAACGACGCCGTCAGTCTGGGCCAGTCGTGCCGCTGACATCCTCAGGGTCACCGTGCTGCTGAAGGGCAGCACCACCTTTATCGCGGAGCCACTGGGAGCGCGGATCGCTGTCTCCGGTGCGCCCGGCTGGACAGCGACCGCCGGCGCGGGCGACGTGCTTGGCGGTGTGCTTGGTGCGCTCGTGGCAACGCACGCCGGCGGGGCGTTCGAACCCGGCACTCTCGCGCGGCTTGCTGCGTCGGCCCAGGTGCTGCACGCGACCGCCGCACAACGTGCCTCACAGGGCGGCCCGATCGTCGCGCTCGATATCGCAGAGGCGCTGCCGGACGCGGTCAGGCAGTTGCTCGCCATCCGCGGCGACTGA
- a CDS encoding FAD:protein FMN transferase, with amino-acid sequence MPTEPDELVAAGVSVAGIRFVRTPGSVAFDAIGTRWQIDSERPITPGLLTGIARRIDEFDSVWSRFRADSTVTEIAAVGGSRDLGPDAPALFSLYRRLGEASGGGVSPLVGDALVALGYDASYSFRQSGIPAPAPAVEDVAALNGTVLTVSRPVSIDVGAAGKGYLVDRVSELLLADGHTSFTVDASGDLLHSGPPIRIALEHPFDPELAIGVLSFAGGALAASATNRRAWGNGLHHVIDGRTGEPVREVVATWATADDAATADGAATALFFTGPVALRASLGAGGSGIAGADIAGRGIEGLRMFTDGSVEYSPGFSAELFR; translated from the coding sequence ATGCCGACTGAGCCTGATGAGCTCGTGGCCGCTGGTGTTTCCGTCGCGGGCATCCGCTTCGTCAGAACACCGGGTTCTGTCGCATTCGACGCGATAGGCACGCGCTGGCAGATCGACTCGGAACGGCCGATCACGCCTGGTCTGCTCACGGGGATTGCGAGGCGCATCGACGAGTTCGACAGCGTCTGGTCACGATTCCGAGCTGACTCGACAGTGACGGAAATCGCCGCTGTCGGCGGAAGCCGGGATCTGGGGCCGGATGCTCCCGCCCTCTTCAGCCTGTACCGGCGCCTCGGCGAAGCATCAGGTGGCGGCGTCTCGCCGCTGGTCGGCGACGCGCTTGTCGCGCTCGGCTACGACGCGTCGTATTCCTTCCGCCAGAGCGGTATTCCGGCACCGGCGCCGGCGGTGGAGGACGTCGCCGCACTGAACGGCACGGTGCTCACCGTGAGCCGTCCCGTGTCGATCGACGTCGGCGCCGCGGGCAAGGGCTATCTCGTCGACCGCGTGTCCGAGCTTCTCCTGGCCGATGGGCATACCTCGTTCACTGTCGATGCGTCCGGCGACCTGCTGCACAGCGGCCCGCCGATCCGGATCGCACTCGAGCACCCATTCGACCCGGAACTCGCGATCGGAGTGCTGAGCTTTGCCGGGGGAGCGTTGGCCGCGTCGGCAACGAACCGGAGGGCATGGGGCAACGGACTGCACCACGTGATCGATGGTCGCACCGGCGAACCGGTGCGTGAGGTGGTTGCGACCTGGGCCACCGCCGACGATGCGGCCACGGCTGACGGTGCGGCGACGGCGTTGTTCTTCACGGGTCCTGTCGCGCTGCGTGCTTCCCTGGGGGCCGGAGGCTCGGGCATCGCAGGGGCCGATATCGCGGGCCGCGGTATCGAGGGCCTCCGTATGTTCACCGACGGATCGGTTGAGTACTCCCCGGGGTTCTCCGCCGAACTGTTCCGATGA